In Glycine max cultivar Williams 82 chromosome 7, Glycine_max_v4.0, whole genome shotgun sequence, a single window of DNA contains:
- the LOC100804230 gene encoding UBP1-associated protein 2C produces MEFTKKRKTEENGDTTDYPPQQSTEESPIAAVAPAPLAAEDIRKILQPFSQEQLLDLLQSASLRHPDVLDAVRAVADLDSTLRKLFVRGLAGETTTETLRGVFSAFGELDEAIVIIDKATGRSKGYGFVVFSHVDGAILALKEPSKKIDGRMTVTQLAAAGGPGGGDVSLRKVFVGNVPFEISSERLLDEFLKFGEVEEGPLGFDKSSGKSRGFAFFVYKTEEGARASLVEPLKTIEGHQVICKLAVDNKKTKPFVADQHQQQHHQQHPQQQMQQQGSMMVPQYGGYGGNGYGMQQQQQQHQVPPYNNQIPVAGAGGYGHGYGNSQMGGPVSGDYGARVPPSTGGGYPDGSQYGFPPSSGHPPQPQIPMARPPGGMYQGMPPYY; encoded by the coding sequence ATGGAATTCACCAAGAAGCGCAAAACCGAAGAGAACGGCGACACCACCGATTATCCGCCGCAGCAATCCACCGAAGAATCCCCAATCGCCGCCGTAGCCCCCGCCCCCCTCGCCGCCGAAGACATCCGCAAGATCCTACAACCGTTCTCCCAGGAGCAGCTCCTCGACCTCCTTCAATCGGCATCGCTCCGCCACCCCGACGTCCTCGATGCCGTGCGCGCCGTTGCGGACCTCGATTCCACCCTCCGGAAGCTCTTCGTGCGCGGTCTCGCCGGCGAGACCACGACGGAGACCCTCCGCGGCGTGTTCTCGGCGTTCGGCGAATTGGACGAGGCCATCGTGATCATTGACAAGGCCACGGGGAGGTCCAAGGGCTACGGCTTCGTCGTATTCAGCCACGTGGACGGCGCAATTCTCGCCCTCAAGGAGCCCAGCAAGAAGATCGACGGCCGCATGACCGTCACACAGCTCGCCGCCGCCGGAGGCCCCGGCGGCGGCGACGTGTCCCTCCGTAAGGTCTTCGTTGGGAACGTCCCCTTCGAGATTTCCTCGGAGAGGCTCCTCGACGAGTTCCTCAAGTTCGGAGAAGTCGAGGAAGGGCCTCTGGGGTTTGACAAATCGAGTGGCAAAAGCAGAGGTTTCGCCTTCTTCGTTTACAAGACCGAGGAAGGTGCAAGGGCTTCGTTGGTTGAAccattgaaaacaattgagggGCACCAAGTGATTTGCAAATTGGCTGTGGATAACAAAAAGACGAAACCTTTTGTTGCGGATCAGCATCAGCAGCAACATCATCAGCAACATCCGCAGCAACAGATGCAGCAGCAAGGTTCAATGATGGTGCCTCAGTATGGTGGATATGGTGGTAATGGTTATGGGATGCAGCAGCAACAGCAGCAGCATCAGGTGCCACCGTATAATAATCAAATTCCGGTTGCCGGTGCTGGCGGGTATGGCCATGGATATGGTAATTCACAGATGGGCGGGCCGGTTTCTGGTGATTATGGTGCGAGGGTGCCTCCCAGTACTGGTGGGGGGTACCCTGATGGCTCGCAGTATGGCTTCCCTCCTTCATCGGGCCATCCGCCGCAGCCGCAGATTCCGATGGCGAGACCTCCTGGTGGAATGTACCAAGGCATGCCACCCTATTATTGA
- the LOC102661199 gene encoding uncharacterized protein: MEKENSDKEEYVMMLQRCVKKLHFGSWEEKEVAAKVIEEGLAKQDVVKVREMTSELGVVRVLVSMAVSEVASRHRVGLKALIHLSNGTHGNKALIVEAGILSILPKKIDLEDESISEFAHLLSSLSSQGTIKRRQDSACTNRNKTQWNDSSFFLNSTLFC, encoded by the exons ATGGAGAAGGAGAACAGTGACAAGGAGGAGTATGTGATGATGTTGCAAAGATGTGTGAAGAAGCTTCACTTTGGAAGCTGGGAAGAGAAAGAGGTGGCAGCAAAGGTAATTGAAGAAGGGTTGGCTAAACAAGATGTTGTTAAGGTGAGAGAGATGACAAGTGAGCTTGGGGTGGTGAGAGTGTTGGTTTCTATGGCAGTTTCCGAGGTGGCTAGTCGCCACCGAGTAGGACTCAAGGCCTTGATCCACCTGTCCAATGGAACTCACGG AAACAAGGCTTTGATAGTGGAGGCAGGAATATTGTCCATATTGCCTAAGAAAATTGACCTTGAAGATGAATCAATAAGTGAATTTGCACACTTACTCTCTTCATTGTCATCTCAAGGCACCATCAAACGACGCCAAGATTCTGCATGTACAAATCGAAACAAAACACAATGGAacgattcttctttttttctcaactCCACCCTATTCTGCTAA